In Populus nigra chromosome 1, ddPopNigr1.1, whole genome shotgun sequence, one genomic interval encodes:
- the LOC133696127 gene encoding transcription termination factor MTERF9, chloroplastic-like, producing MRLSLCLKMKLYPSLLISLLPKRFIKTAPSPPTTPLPTRSNTTSSSPSSFTLQFLVNSCGLPLETALPASKKFHLNEKNIHKTQSLLHFLKSHHFVDTHIADLIKKMPAFLGCKVENNLKPKFEFLAANGVAGNLLPQLILSNPDILWTSLDSTIKPSFKFLKSFLGTNVKITAALKRCSWLLRVNRNRTMQTNIDLLIKEGLPLDRLAKLIISNPRSLLSKHDKIVYAVNSVKNLGLETNDTMFIYALGVKMKMTDTTWKKKIEVMKSLGWSEEEIFGTFKRCPQILQYSEKKIRITVDFFINSVDLGPEILLVYPSLFCLSVDNRIRPWYNVINVLKSKNLIKREKKFPSLLLMSEKKFLENYVDKYVDDVPGLWEVYTGTANTKKKGT from the coding sequence ATGAGGCTCTCTCTGTGTCTAAAAATGAAGCTCTATCCAAGCCTCCTGATTTCTCTCTTGCCAAAACGCTTTATAAAGACAGCACCTTCTCCTCCCACAACTCCACTACCCACCAGAAGTAATACCACCTCATCTTCTCCATCATCGTTTACACTTCAATTTCTTGTTAACTCATGTGGGCTTCCTTTAGAAACTGCTCTTCCTGCATCCAAGAAGTTCCATCTCAACGAGAAGAACATCCACAAGACTCAATCTTTGCTCCATTTCTTGAAATCTCACCACTTTGTGGACACCCATATCGCCGATCTGATAAAAAAGATGCCCGCTTTCCTTGGTTGTAAAGTAGAAAACAATCTAAAGCCCAAGTTCGAGTTCCTCGCCGCAAATGGCGTTGCTGGTAACCTCCTTCCCCAACTTATCCTATCAAATCCTGATATTTTGTGGACGTCCTTGGATTCTACTATCAAACcatcttttaagtttttgaagTCTTTTCTTGGTACCAATGTGAAAATTACAGCGGCTCTTAAGCGTTGTTCATGGTTGTTGAGAGTTAATCGGAACAGAACTATgcaaacaaatattgatttgttgattaaAGAAGGATTGCCTCTTGACCGGCTTGCAAAACTCATTATCTCGAATCCAAGATCTCTGCTATCTAAGCATGATAAGATAGTTTATGCAGTGAATTCTGTTAAGAATCTGGGCCTTGAAACAAACGATACTATGTTCATATATGCTCTTGGGGTGAAGATGAAAATGACTGACACgacttggaagaagaaaattgaggtGATGAAGAGTTTGGGTTGGAGTGAAGAGGAGATTTTCGGCACTTTCAAGCGATGCCCTCAAATATTGCAATACTCGGAGAAGAAAATCAGGATTACCgtggatttttttatcaattccgTTGATTTGGGACCAGAAATTCTACTGGTCTATCCTTCTTTGTTTTGCCTCTCAGTTGATAACAGGATTCGTCCATGGTATAATGTTATTAATGTTTTGAAGTCAAAGAACCtgattaaaagagaaaagaagtttCCTTCTTTGCTACTGATGAGTGAGAAGAAATTCTTGGAGAATTATGTTGATAAGTATGTGGATGATGTCCCTGGTTTATGGGAGGTGTATACGGGCACTGCCAACACAAAGAAGAAAGGCACTTGA